CAAGTGGCACAACCCAGAATGAACCAAGGCAACTGTCCAAAGTCCCTCAGGGTGCCCAGGCCACCAAATCCTCTCAGGGAAACAAAACATCAAGCATGGATGGCCTTGGGTCCATCTGGAAGGAGGAAGAATCCTCTTTCTGGAAGATAAATGCAGAACGCTCCCGGGTAGAAGGACAGGAGTCGGATTTCCAGTCATTGACCCCTAGCCAGATCAAGTCcatggagaaaggggaaaaagtccCCTCAGGCCATTACCGGCAAGAATCTGTCCCAAAGGACAAGGAGGTGGCCAAAGGGGAAAGACCCAGTGGCCCTTGGCAAGAGAAATTTACATTCTCTAACCTGAGTGCTGAGAAGGAAAGGGCCCAACCAGGCCAGTCTTCAGTCAGCTTGCTGGATGATGGCTTCCTCTCTGAGTCTGTGGTGAAGCTGTCAGCATTAGGCACCAAAATGGAGGATACAGAAGATGCTTTAATCTCAGAGTCCACACCCACACAGGTTAGATGGtctcctccactttctcttccttcacccatttcacatgaagaggagCTACCCATGGCATGCACATATCCACATATCTGTTCTGTTTTTAAGAAAGGCAACAGAACGGTAGGGTTGGGAGAATTGGGATTTTGCCCCCAGATTTTACCATTAGCCAAATGTAGCAAGGTTAACTGTGTGGTCTCTTCTTATCCATGGGCCTGcttgtctgcaaaatgaacaTCCCCAGTATCACCCCATGCCTGTTTCCTAGGGAAGTTTCATGTAGAACATTGGGTAAGGAGGGAGTTATCTATTGATGTGGAAGCAGATGAGGTTGATATTTTGAGAGTACAGCTCTGCCTTAGACATTAAAGAGAGACCATTGGGTTACATGTGTTTGATCAGTCATGGTATCCCgaagagaaggcagaggaaatggaggtaaaggAAGTTGAGTTTTATGCAATGTGAGTGACGGGCACTGAGTTAAGTATTTCTTGTGATCATGGTAGAAGTGGGGACATCAAACTGAAATAAGAATATTATACTTAATCTGTGGGATTTAGATACCTCAAGGGCATCTTTAGGGATTGGTGAACTCATTCTTCCACAGTAAGGgggaaggaagacaaagagaagCACAGCAAGGACTTGGGAGAAGGAGATGGGCCtataggggaagaaaggaagaggaaagacatCCAAGGATCATTGCTTTTGGATTATTTTGCTGTGAAGTCAGAGCTCTAAATGGAAGAGGCAAGAACAATTAGCTGTGATAAAGTTGGAAGCTTGAGGTCTGCAGTAGCTCTTGTAGTCTCCTTGTTTGTCTGTGTTCCACTTTGTAAGAGGCATTGTTGTGCAAGGAACAAAGCAGTAAAGCTGGGTGTGGTCACTTCAGTGAAGTCTTTCTGCTAAAAAGGGTCATCTCTGCACAAACACTATCTGCAGTCACCTCAGTTAGAACTTCATTTCTATGAGCAACTCTCATGAAGATCTCCTAAGGACTACAGCAGTcatactttttcttcatttagcaTTTTTCTTAGAGGGCATCATGATTTCCTTTACAGAATCTCCCCTTTGGAAGAGTCCTCAAAGGTTACCTGGTCCAAAGTATATCTCAATAAGAATCCTTCCTGGTACATACCTGACAAAAGTAGCCACCTTTAAGTCctgcttaaagacctctagtGAAAGAGGTTTGGGGCCCATTACTTCTTgcaggcagcccatttcactttgggatagATCTTATTCTTAGCAAGTATTCTCTTACATTAGAGTTACTCTGTGTAACTTCTACTCAGTAACCAGTTGTATCCTCTGGAGTAAGGCAGAAAAAGTCtgatccctttttctttcctccatttttttttttggtggggagacCAGGTCTCCCTATCTTACCCAGGCTGAGAGCACAGTGGCCATTCCTTACCCCACTACCAATTTGGCCCTGAAATTTTGACCTGCACTGTTTTTGACCTGGGCCATTTTACCTTTACCTTAGGTAGGCAGCCTAGTGGTCCCCATTCCCAGGGGTAACCATACTAGTTCTGGCCTTGATGACAGCACCCTTTAACTTTagccctactgcagctcagaactcaaGCGCTCAAGAGGTCCATGACTCTCAGCCTGCCCTGCAGCAGAGATAACAGGCATAGCACTCTCTCCAGGTGATCTCTTTTCTATAGAACAATACCTTAGatgcttgaagacagctatccccagaatcttctcttttccagataAAACACCCTCAGTTCTCTTAGTCCCTCCCCATGACCTTGAGACTCTTTGCTTTCCTGGTCACCTTTTCCTGAATGTTCTCCAGTTTAtcagtgtcctttctaaaatgtgacagGCATAACTGTCACAATATCCCAGATGTCGTCTGACTGAGGCAGAGTCATTGGGGCTATTAATTCCCTTTCTCTGGACTGTAGCCTAGGATTACATTGGTTTTTCTTTTGGCTGCAGCATCATACTACTGATTATCAATGTATTTGGGAAAGTAGAAAAGGGATTAGGAAGTTGAAAACCTGCTTACCTGTAAACTGAAGAGGCATGATATGATAGTCACGTTCCTAACTCTGGGCACCTCTTACACTCCCAAAGTTGTCAGAGGTGGTAGTCAAACCACTTCCTTCCATATTGTGCTCTTCAGTAACTGCCAAGTTTTGAAAAAACCACATGAAAGCCATGGTTGTCCTTTGGTTTGCCATCATGGGATCATGTGGCAACCAGGGTGAGGGTGTTTGGTCTAGGGGCAGAGCTCAGCATGCTATTCTTGGCTGTCCCCACTGTTCATTTGCTGGGTGACTTGGAGACTGGTCTCATTGTTCCTACATATGTTGTCAGTAGAGCTGACAATGCTCTAAGCCATCAGGGTCAAGTGTTCAGGATTCCtttgagaaaacaacaaaacaaaagactGGCTTGACAGTGTGTGTTACTTCCTGTTTTCCTCTTGTGTTACTCTCAATTTATCCTTTAACTTTCTAGTTGGCACAATCTCCAAATCTATAATTCTCTTCTCCTGATTACTTCCTTCTGAGCCAACAAAGTAGATAAATGGCTCATAAAAAACCTTCTACAAGATACTTTATAGGTGGGCATCCAGCTTTTGCCTTAGCACTTCCAGTGGTGGGGAGCTTACCTCTTCACTAGGCCACTCATTCTGTTTTTTACACTCAATTCTGTCAGCCAGTCAAATCAGTAagaattcattaagtgcttactatgagctAGCCATTATCCTAAGCactaggcatacaaagaaaggaaaaagaaagtccctgctctcgAGGAGCTCATAATAtaatgggagaggaaaaaaggtcTTCCTTGTATTGAGCCAAAATATACCCCCTGTGACTTCTGCTCAtttgtcctggttctgccttctggaatTACATACAATGTATGTAATTTCTCTACCTCATGAGAAACTTGtagatatttgaagatagctattaTATGCTCCTTCTTACCTCTTCCACTCATGCCTTTTCTTCTATTAACTGTCTATATTAATATCTATAAACTATAATAACTTTAGTAATTATAGTTAATACAGTAACTCCTCATATGAAATGATTTCCAGACCTCTCACTTTCCTTGTGACCCTCCTCTGGACACACTCTCATTTCTCAATGTCCCTCTAAAAATGTAATGCCAAGAGCCAAACAAAATATTCCAGATATGATCTGACCCATGTAGCAGCAACCAAGTACAGAGTACAGTGGGACCACTAAATTTATTCAGTTCAGTagatattaagcacctaccatgcaCTGTGCCTAGACCACACTAAAATACTGCCTCCTTTTCCCTGGATACAAAACTTTTAtttgtgttattattatattagtcTTTTTGGATACCCACATTCCGTTCATTAAGTATTAACTgtttgtcaggcactgttctaggtactGGTCAAATATTCATCTCATGAGTGGAAAGGGTCTTGAATTTGTAGTCATGGGAGTTGAGCTTGAATCTCTGCTCTACCCTTTACCTCCTACATGGCTTTGGGTAAGTATGTCACCTTTCTGGGTTCCAgtgtcttctctgtaaaatgacagggttgggcTCAATGACTACTctgatttcttctagctctagttCTATGACTGCCTATATGGACATCTTGATGTCTAAGGGTAGGGGTTAGGCTTCAAAGGAAGATTGAGTCAGGTGgtaaatttttcaaaaagttgTAGCAAGAATGATCTGGGGACTCAAACCAAGACTTTGGGCTCTCACCCAAGATTGCTTGCCTAATATACCATAcaaagtaaataagcatttagtcagtcaacaggcattcatta
The DNA window shown above is from Notamacropus eugenii isolate mMacEug1 chromosome 2, mMacEug1.pri_v2, whole genome shotgun sequence and carries:
- the C2H1orf198 gene encoding uncharacterized protein C1orf198 homolog — its product is MASMAAAIAASRTAVMNGNRPLDDKERKRFTYFSSLSPMARKIMQDKEKIREKYGPEWERLPPKQQDEIIDKCMVEPHIQARYAAHRAAGASRDQTPSCYPNLRVPTGQKIVHFGDEDITWQDEHSAPFSWETRSQMDFSIASLSIQEPSGTTQNEPRQLSKVPQGAQATKSSQGNKTSSMDGLGSIWKEEESSFWKINAERSRVEGQESDFQSLTPSQIKSMEKGEKVPSGHYRQESVPKDKEVAKGERPSGPWQEKFTFSNLSAEKERAQPGQSSVSLLDDGFLSESVVKLSALGTKMEDTEDALISESTPTQLNTSNVILKTGFDFLDNW